Within the Micromonospora citrea genome, the region TGGTCAACGCGGCCCTGGGGGCGGCCGAGCACGCCCTCGCCCGGATCGCGCCGCTGGTCGGTGCGGACCCGGGCCCGCACCGGGAGCGCGCCGCCCGGATCACCGAGGCGCTGGTGCGCCGGCTCTACGACCCCGCGACCGGCACCTTCCGGCCCCGGGACCTGCGCGCCGACCGCCTCGTGCCGGCCCGGACGGTGCTCGGCCTGGCCCCGCTGATCCTGCCCGACCTGCCCGCGCCGCAGGTGTCGGCGCTGGTCGCCGAGGCGTGCTCGCCGCGGTTCGGGCTGGCCGCCCGGATGGAGCGACCGCTGCCCAGCCACGACCGCACGGCCCCGGACTTCGAGCCGCTGCGCTACTGGCGCGGCCCGAGCTGGATGAACGTCAACTGGCTGGTGCGCCGGGGGCTGCTCACCCACGGCCGCCCCGACCTGGCCGCCGGCCTGCGCGACTCGATGATCGAGCTGGTGGCGCGCGCCGGCTGCCACGAGTACTTCCACCCCGACACCGGGGCCGGGCTGGGCTCGCCGGCCTTCGGCTGGACGGCCGCGCTGCTGCTCGACGTCCTCGCCGACGATTCGGCCGGCTGAGCCCTGCCGTGCCGCCGGTCAGCCCGCCGGGATCAGCTCCCGCAGCAGCCGTTCCACCCGGGCCCGGATCTCGTCGCGGATCGGGCGGACGGCCTCGACGTCCTGGCCGGCCGGGTCGGCCAGCTTCCAGTCCTCGTAGCGCTTGCCGGGAAAGACCGGGCAGGCGTCGCCGCAGCCCATGGTGACGATGACGTCGGAGGACTCGGCGGTGGCGTACTCCAGCAGCTTCGGGGACTGGTCGCTGATGTCGACACCGACCTCCCGCATCGCCTCGACGGCGGCCGGGTTGACGGTCCCGGCCGGCGCCGAACCGGCGGAACGCACCTCGACGGCGTCGCCCGCGAGGTGGCGCAGCCAG harbors:
- a CDS encoding arsenate reductase ArsC — protein: MSDKPSVLFVCVHNAGRSQMAAGWLRHLAGDAVEVRSAGSAPAGTVNPAAVEAMREVGVDISDQSPKLLEYATAESSDVIVTMGCGDACPVFPGKRYEDWKLADPAGQDVEAVRPIRDEIRARVERLLRELIPAG